A segment of the Trifolium pratense cultivar HEN17-A07 linkage group LG7, ARS_RC_1.1, whole genome shotgun sequence genome:
TCGCAAAAACATTTCCAATCATTCTCAGATATGATGGTCAAGCCACTGCCCTAGAATCCACAAAGTGGACAGAAGACTGAGAGACAGGGAAACAAAACGCACTTATAGTTACAATGATAAGCAAAATGAGAGGGAAATTAATTTTCCCCCAACTTACAGAAGGCTCTCTTGGAAATATAGCACCACGTCTGAAAATCAGTTCCGGAGGCCTTTCAATGAGTCGTGAGTGCTGAGAAACAAGCGGGTAAAAGTCAAAATCCATTCTGAAATTGCTACAGATTAAATTTGATGTTGTCATATATGTGAACTGAAGACCAAGCATAGAAAAATGACATGACAATTGAAGAGTTAAGAATCTACATCGGCAACTAAAATCCTTATCAAATTGCATAGAATACTTTTTCAAATAAGTGCAAGCCTGAAAAGTAAATCAAAATTTAACCAAATACTATGTACACTAAACTGAAAAAAAGGGAACTCATTTGTACCACATTAACAATATGCAAAACATGATTAAAGAGCAAATGAAGAGACAATGTACCTTTTCACAGATCAGTGAACCAATCACCACATTTAATGTTTCAGGTGTATCAGAATTCTTGCCTGTTGGGTTGACATAATTTCTCCATTTTGAAATCCAAGAGGAAGGAATTAAGAAATACTTGCAATCTAAAGAGAGTGCAGTACTTTTCCCACTGAACAGTTTCTCATGACTTTGACGCTGCTTTTGTTTTAATAACCTACATCATGAAAAAAGAACTTAGCTTAAAATCTGTCTACATCAGCTCTGTATCAATAgcaatttaaaaacaaaagaacctcATAGAGTCCTCCATGCAAGCCACTTCAGATAATTCGCTACTGCATTCGGAGCACTCTCTGGAGTCTGAAGGAAAAGTAGGGCAGACCAGAACATCGTTTTTCACAGAAGTAGCATCTTCATATAAGAAGTGCCAAAAACCCTCAGGAACAAGCACCCGCTTAGCACCAGTTGCTTGCTCAGGCATAAGTTGTCCATGTGGACAACTAATAGCTGCTGTCGGTCCAGAATCAGCTTCGGATGGAGCATCGGTGACTTTTCTTTTCCACCATTGCTGCAACCTACAAAAGTAAACTCAGCACAAAAGGCTTTCACATAGTTGCTTCTGAACTACCCTAACAACATGGCGAAGTAtgatacccaaaaaaaaaacagttaggTTTTGGATTGGGTCTAAAACACCCTTTACAAACAAAACCAATCTGTAAGGTGACGATTCCCACCACTTATGACCACTACTTAGGTCCTATCACTATCGAATGACAGACTCTCAACACACCTTACGCTCAGGAATGAGCATCTGGAGTGTGACCCAAGTGACCCAACAGATTTAGgaaggataggatatgatacCATATTAAGTATTGGGCTTAGGTCTAACCGTCTAACTCAATGCCATAAGCCTGACTTGTAAGATGAAAGATGACAACCACTTATAACCACTATCCAAATCATATCACTATGTTAGAAATTTTCTATGGGTATTAGTGTATGTGCCCACATGTGATTTACTGCTGTATAGTGTTTGTTTAGTGAGTAGTTATCGGTTGGTTTAGTGTCAGGGATATGGATCCTCTGCTGCCTTTTTTCTCCTACCCTCTATCATGCCCATTTtatgtgtctatctctctcatCATcacttcttcattttttttttatttctctctccTTACACACAAAAAACCACCTAGCAGCATTGCTGCCGCAGGAGGTGATCTACTTCCCTCATGCTatcctattttttttagctCTCTACTAGTACAAGTTTTGCCTTGTATTGGAAACCCTGTTGAGCATCCATATGTATTTACCCTCTCGTTTGTAATTAGCCTACTGTGctacaaaaatgtactattttcAAACACTTCTGGTGCTTTAATTAATCGATCTATTATTTGTCCAATCTAAAAAAATTCTCTGCATTTTTGCCTTCTCTCAGATAATATATAATACTGGCCCCACAAAGgctaaaataaaaacaatctccataacaaaatagaaaatagaaCACTTATTGCAACCACCCCTTATTCCTTTCTGTAGGAACAGAAATGAGCTGAAGAGATTTGCAATTATACCATGATCTAGACACATAGTACTTTCCGTCTTCATTTTTTCCATCAAGAATATCCCGTGCAAGTTGCTTAAATGATTCTCTTCGATCCCGGTAAGTGTCAGCTGAAACGACATTCCGAGCCCCGTCAATCAGACAATCCAAACAGCAGTCATCCTGAGAAAGTGTTGGGCCCCCACCATACTGAATTTTATGAAGCATAAAGGAAAAATGTTAATGGACATATTATTTGCAACAATCGAAAAAGAGGAAAACCACATGAATAAATCAAAGGCAAATCTATCAATAGAAGCTCAAACTTCATGTTATTTTTATGTGCACTGTAATTCATTTTGCTGCATTCTCTTCATATCAGCACAAACCGAAAATAACCTACTGCATAATGTTATTGATGACACAGGAATGGGTTTGGATACAAATATTCTTTGTAATTTCGGCCATCGGGACGATTACTATAGTACACTACTCAGACCCTATTTGTTGTAATCTCACATGCTCACTCTGATGAaagggaaaaagaagaaaaaaaaaaaaaaaaaaagtcatctACCTTACCAGTACTATCCATCACTGTATATAGAATAGAACAAAAAAGGAGAAATCATTTTCCAATCTATCCCTTTCTCAAGCCCCATTACCAATTATAAAAGATCTCAATCAACATTTTTCATATTGATTTAAAAGTAGCTCCCAGATCAAAAGAATGGAACTGCAACAACTAAATGCATTTACCTTAGACAGTAATCTATCCCATGCTTTAGAAGACAATCTCTTTGCCGAGGTAACCTTTGACACTGGGACTTTACCATGTGAACATTGGATAGACGCGTTGTCAATAGCACTGCATTAACATTAAAAAGTAAGTATTCCTAAATTAAGTGAAATAACCCTACCCTAATAAATGATACTTGAAATGTGCATCAAACTAAGGCAAGGAAATAATTTAGCCacacacaaataaaatataacaatcAGTTGGTGTGTTCATGGCTAGGAATACATAAAGCATAAGCACTAACCTTGGAGTAACATTTTCGGCCCATTGGCGAAGCCAGTCACTATAAATCCAAAAAAATGGTTGTTCCAGTTGTCGTACAGAAGCTTCAGCTAAAACAGATCGaacttcttcttttctctcattGATATGACTCAATTCTACCTCTTTCCTATGGTTGTACTGCTGGCAAGCATCAAGATATGAggcattgaaattttgaatcTCTTCACAAAAATGAGAAGGAAGACAATCATTGTCTTGTGCAGTAACTGAACCAGCATCTCTTTCAGTATGGGTCTCACTAAAAATTTTGCTTTGCTTAAGATGATACATCAACATATAGGCATCGCTAGATGAAAATGTACTGTCAGCTACCCTTGCTTCAGATAAATTAGAATGATCTACATCATTCTTAGCAGATTTAGAAGCAGAGGATGAAGCTTCTTTGAAAAATGGAGAATGGCCCAAGTTAGTAACAACCTCATCATCGAATTTCCACCATTGTCCAGTGTTTTCATCCTTGATGTGAGCAATGTAATGACCACTATTAGCTGCAGTTCCCTTGTGTATCAGTACAGCTGACAAGTCATATATCAATTCAGACTGAGATGGCACAGCCAATCTGTGGTGCATACTAAGTTCAGCGGGAAATGAAAATGGAGTAGTAACTTTCTTCTTTGTTGTTGTCTGTCAGaggaaacaacaaaaaatggaagACATCATCAGAAAATGGACTAGTGATGCAGAAAATCAAAAAAGATATAAAATCACTTGCATGAAGCTTGCCCAGAGAAAGAAAAAGCATGTAGCTACTAACATAGTTTCTCTCTTCAGAAAACTCATGTGTGATCACTACCCAaaggaaaaaattaaattgtttgagAAATTAGCAATAATACACCAAGCAGGTTTGCCAAGTAAGAAAATAGTGGTCCTTCTTTTGTACAACCATCAAAAGTTATTTCTGTTTCAtcttataaaaaagttaaagCAAAGGGATACAATCATACCAACAAATTAAGTATAAACAATGAAAAACAAGGAATTTAGTTGTTTAATGCTTACAACAACACTAATAATAAAACTCAAACTTTACAGAATACCTTTGGAAGAAAGACATAGCGCTTAAGCTGAAAATTAAGCACTTCGGGTAATGTTAGTAGCTTGATGCTGCGAGTAGCGTCAACTCTTGTTTTACATGACGCACAAAAATATTGATTGTCTCCATTAAGCTCTTCAACAGTGAGGTAGTCATCTAAGCTCTCATCTAAACTTTTCAATCCCTTGACATTCAACTCCAACTCATAGAAGTCTTCCATTTTGGATGAAGATTCAGAGTCTTTTCCACATTGTGAACATCTTCATAATAAAGTGAAGAAATTATAAATGTGTAGTAGTCATAAACATGACTAATGCTAGTGACACATACATCTAAATGATAGTAGAAAATGTAAGAAACTTATTTCAGAACATTGGAGCATAAAATACACGGATCAATTCTGACATATGAAACACAGAGACGCAGGTTTTGGAAAAATGTCGGACAGTTCGATTAGACACAGCACAATGGGACAGTACAAGATATATATACACTACATTGCTGAGTCACCATGTGTGCATCAGTGTCATGTCCGGTGTCCATATAAGTTGTCATGCTCCTTAGCTTTTGGCCAATAATGAGAAAATGAGTCTGAACAAGGCAGTAAGGATAATTACATTATCAATACTAACCAGTCCTCAAAGATGATGCAGCAGCCAATTTAGCACAAAACTATAATTAAAACATCGTTTGGTAATatcaaaaacattttttctaaaaaaatacttcaaGGACGCCCAACAAACAACGGCAATAACTTATGTTTTACATTGTTACAAACAGTTACATTATTCTGAAGATGTTCTCGTCTTTTTCTCTTACACATGAGTGTGTTTTGAAGAGGCAGCAGATGGGtcagaaaattttaaaaatagttataaCATATTTGACAAAACCTATGATATTTCACACCGGTCCccacatataaaaatttataatacaatAAATTAGCAGGAAAAAATTATGCTGCACAAGTCAGCAGGTTTCTAGCAGCCAATGATTCTTACGTTGTCACATGAGACACACTTCCGCGGAAAAGATCTTGAACTATCGTCCTTGCCTTGGAAATTTTGGAACACCTAAGGCAACCCTCAACCAACGACAGAAGCAATGTCAAGAACTCATGGCTATCCTGCTGAACTTCATTATCTAATTCCAGTGTTTTTACAAATGGAGCAGAATCTATGAAAGTCTTTTTACTTAAATGCAGCTGTGCAAAAAGCCGAGCCAGTTGATCCAACACCGGTTCCTGCTGTAAAACATCTGGTTCTACTGAAAACAATCCTTCTCGGAAATGTTTATTCATATACAAGCATTGGAGTATGCTATTAGCATAACACGTTGCACCAAGATTTGTGAGTCCTGCGGGTGAATTAGCAGATGCACGAAGTTCCGTGTTTGGGTCAAAGCCAAGACTATCAACAAAATCAGATATCTTCTGCCATAAACCAAACTTCCGTGTTCCACTTGGAGACGGAACCAATGCACAAAAGCAATTTGGGTTGTCTTTAGTATTAACACGACAGCCTGAACAGACCGGCTTCGTAATCATATACAGTTGATTCATATTATCATCAGTTGCAACACCAGTTTTGTGTATTTTCCTACACAAAGACgataaataaacaaacaataagcttgttaaaaaaaaataaaccaacaaTAAGTTCAAATTCCATTTCATAAgctaagaaaaacaaaaacaaaaacaatcacTTATATCATCACCAGTTAGTCGTACCTCCAGATTTCAGAAGTTCCACCATCATCATCCCCTTGTCtatgtcttttatttttaccaCGAGTCATTGTTCTACTCGTTGTATAATCCAAAACCTAACGCTGAAAAACAAGAAACTATTTTccttaagaaaaaataaaaaacctaacACTCCTTTTCCACACCCATTACTTAAACCTAATAACAGCAAAATTAACTAAGCTATATCTTAGTTTCATATCAACAAAActcaacaagaaaaaaaatgaaaagaaaaaaaaacacattcagATGAgaggaaaatgaaaaatactaggaaaaaaaaattaagaagcAAAACAGAGGTGAAGCTTGAGTGGTTACTCTGATTCTTTTTTAAGAGTGGCGGATCTCTCTAGTTCTTCGTAGAGAATCAAAGCCGAAGCGGACAGAACCCTAGAAATTCCGATCAACAAATTTCGGGAGAAAAAACACGAATAAAACTTGACGAGAGTTTCATATATAAATggagtaatcagtcaatttagtccttaaactatcactctcttaccaacttagtccctaaactattaaaaccaactaaaaggtccaTAAACTATATttacatccttcaatttagtccctaaactattaaaaccaactaaaaggtccctaaactatattcacatcctccaatttagtccctaaactattaaaaccaactaaaaggtccctaaactatattcacatccttcaatttagtccctcggTTAACTTTTCCGTTAAGTGACTGAtagtagtccctaaactataaaaaatacttcaatttagtccctaaactatcttaaaaaacaacaaaatagtaacAACACTCCTAA
Coding sequences within it:
- the LOC123898934 gene encoding ubiquitin carboxyl-terminal hydrolase 26-like isoform X2, which translates into the protein MKWNLNLLLVYFFLTSLLFVYLSSLCRKIHKTGVATDDNMNQLYMITKPVCSGCRVNTKDNPNCFCALVPSPSGTRKFGLWQKISDFVDSLGFDPNTELRASANSPAGLTNLGATCYANSILQCLYMNKHFREGLFSVEPDVLQQEPVLDQLARLFAQLHLSKKTFIDSAPFVKTLELDNEVQQDSHEFLTLLLSLVEGCLRCSKISKARTIVQDLFRGSVSHVTTCSQCGKDSESSSKMEDFYELELNVKGLKSLDESLDDYLTVEELNGDNQYFCASCKTRVDATRSIKLLTLPEVLNFQLKRYVFLPKTTTKKKVTTPFSFPAELSMHHRLAVPSQSELIYDLSAVLIHKGTAANSGHYIAHIKDENTGQWWKFDDEVVTNLGHSPFFKEASSSASKSAKNDVDHSNLSEARVADSTFSSSDAYMLMYHLKQSKIFSETHTERDAGSVTAQDNDCLPSHFCEEIQNFNASYLDACQQYNHRKEVELSHINERKEEVRSVLAEASVRQLEQPFFWIYSDWLRQWAENVTPSAIDNASIQCSHGKVPVSKVTSAKRLSSKAWDRLLSKYGGGPTLSQDDCCLDCLIDGARNVVSADTYRDRRESFKQLARDILDGKNEDGKYYVSRSWLQQWWKRKVTDAPSEADSGPTAAISCPHGQLMPEQATGAKRVLVPEGFWHFLYEDATSVKNDVLVCPTFPSDSRECSECSSELSEVACMEDSMRLLKQKQRQSHEKLFSGKSTALSLDCKYFLIPSSWISKWRNYVNPTGKNSDTPETLNVVIGSLICEKHSRLIERPPELIFRRGAIFPREPSGSGLTIISENDWKCFCEEWGAIETQGVSAKIENINDSVNAIAGSCEEMAICEDQLANWDKVNNESGNGQVLIKTCPEVCESCIGEKESRELAHKLNYCNEDICVILVRGKEVPRSISEASKGRVSKRSRKTKNGTSINLKVSASTSIYQLKMMIWESFGVVIENQILQKGDITIDNNDENTTLVDVNIFAGDQIILRDSEIHENRDIADELCNEEKGTGTRHTEGGFRGTLLTSNVSSQVV
- the LOC123898934 gene encoding ubiquitin carboxyl-terminal hydrolase 26-like isoform X1, which encodes MTRGKNKRHRQGDDDGGTSEIWRKIHKTGVATDDNMNQLYMITKPVCSGCRVNTKDNPNCFCALVPSPSGTRKFGLWQKISDFVDSLGFDPNTELRASANSPAGLTNLGATCYANSILQCLYMNKHFREGLFSVEPDVLQQEPVLDQLARLFAQLHLSKKTFIDSAPFVKTLELDNEVQQDSHEFLTLLLSLVEGCLRCSKISKARTIVQDLFRGSVSHVTTCSQCGKDSESSSKMEDFYELELNVKGLKSLDESLDDYLTVEELNGDNQYFCASCKTRVDATRSIKLLTLPEVLNFQLKRYVFLPKTTTKKKVTTPFSFPAELSMHHRLAVPSQSELIYDLSAVLIHKGTAANSGHYIAHIKDENTGQWWKFDDEVVTNLGHSPFFKEASSSASKSAKNDVDHSNLSEARVADSTFSSSDAYMLMYHLKQSKIFSETHTERDAGSVTAQDNDCLPSHFCEEIQNFNASYLDACQQYNHRKEVELSHINERKEEVRSVLAEASVRQLEQPFFWIYSDWLRQWAENVTPSAIDNASIQCSHGKVPVSKVTSAKRLSSKAWDRLLSKYGGGPTLSQDDCCLDCLIDGARNVVSADTYRDRRESFKQLARDILDGKNEDGKYYVSRSWLQQWWKRKVTDAPSEADSGPTAAISCPHGQLMPEQATGAKRVLVPEGFWHFLYEDATSVKNDVLVCPTFPSDSRECSECSSELSEVACMEDSMRLLKQKQRQSHEKLFSGKSTALSLDCKYFLIPSSWISKWRNYVNPTGKNSDTPETLNVVIGSLICEKHSRLIERPPELIFRRGAIFPREPSGSGLTIISENDWKCFCEEWGAIETQGVSAKIENINDSVNAIAGSCEEMAICEDQLANWDKVNNESGNGQVLIKTCPEVCESCIGEKESRELAHKLNYCNEDICVILVRGKEVPRSISEASKGRVSKRSRKTKNGTSINLKVSASTSIYQLKMMIWESFGVVIENQILQKGDITIDNNDENTTLVDVNIFAGDQIILRDSEIHENRDIADELCNEEKGTGTRHTEGGFRGTLLTSNVSSQVV